In the Desulfurispira natronophila genome, TTGACTACCGCACGACTCCTGAACAATTTACTACAGTTCTGCATGCAATTGAGGTCGGACAACCCACTTTGGCTGGTCCAGTTGAGCTGGTTCAGGGTGGCGTCGGTTTTATAACCCGTATTCCCGTTAATTTGGATAAAAATAATGGTGAATCGAAACTTTGGGGCATGATTTCTGCGGCAATAGATGCCAAAGCCCTTTACCGAAATAGCGGACTACTGCATCCCGACACCGATGTAAACATTGCCTTGCGCGGAGCTGACGGGACAGGAGCACATGGCAACATATTCTGGGGATCACCAGATGTTTTTAAGGCGAACCCTGTACTGGCAACGGTTCGACTGCCCTATGGACACTGGCAGTTGGCTGCTACTCCAACAGACGGCTGGTCACATGTACCGCCTAATCTTTGGTACATTCGATCAGCATATCTCCTTTTGACAGTGCTTATCACACTACCGCTCATATTGCTGCTTCGCTCTACACGAACCATTATATTTGCACAAAAGCAAACAGAGCAAGTAGCCACTCAACTTCAAACTCTTATAGATAACTTTCCGGATATTATCTGGTTAACCGATACCAACGGACGTTTTCTCACTTGCAATGCAAGGTTTCTCGAACTACTGGATATCAGTGAAGACGAAATTGTAGGTAAAAATGAGAGTGAGTTTAACTCTTCAACCCTTCCATGTTGGGTCAAGCCCTCCACATCCTTTACTACACAGGAGTCAAAAGCGAAAGAGGTCTCACTAAGATGTCCCCACAGTAACCAGCAACTGCTATATTCTATTGTCCACATTCAGATATGGGACAAGTCGAACCAATCTATAGGTATATTAGGTATTGGCCACGACATCACTACCCATAAAATGCAGGAAGATTTTTTGCAAAAACGTATCGACAACGCAGTGAGTGAGATCCAGGAACGAGATACAATTATAGCAGAACAACACCGTCAGCAATCTATTTCCCGGCTAATTATGAATCTTGCTCACCAGTGGCGTCAGCCACTTAACGTCATAGGCCTCCTGGTTCAAGAAATTGATTTAGAAAGAACGGAGCAGGGCACTTCACAGAAAATACATACTAACTGTGAAGAGATCATGGAAGAGTTGCTCTATCTTTCTCGCACCATAGACCATCTCACCCAGCTCTATAAAAGTAGTGATGATGTCTGTACTATTTCCTTACAGAATGTCTACCAGGAGGCACAGGAGCTCCTGCAGCAGCATACTGCGTTTTCTTACGTCAATTTTGTCAACGGGCTCACTCCTGAGTTATCATTGCAAGCCTATCGCAGCGACTGGATAGAAATATTTCTAAGTTTGCTCGAAAAC is a window encoding:
- a CDS encoding CHASE domain-containing protein; the encoded protein is MSHGSILTRRLAWLSTLIALLLLGFLLALFLVEKFNNQRYLDHQRDRVHEKLQQIRHQFETDILSHSMLVQGLASVIAANPHIDQDEFTQAASPLFYDHTLLRNIAAAPDLVIRFVYPMEGNEAAVGLDYRTTPEQFTTVLHAIEVGQPTLAGPVELVQGGVGFITRIPVNLDKNNGESKLWGMISAAIDAKALYRNSGLLHPDTDVNIALRGADGTGAHGNIFWGSPDVFKANPVLATVRLPYGHWQLAATPTDGWSHVPPNLWYIRSAYLLLTVLITLPLILLLRSTRTIIFAQKQTEQVATQLQTLIDNFPDIIWLTDTNGRFLTCNARFLELLDISEDEIVGKNESEFNSSTLPCWVKPSTSFTTQESKAKEVSLRCPHSNQQLLYSIVHIQIWDKSNQSIGILGIGHDITTHKMQEDFLQKRIDNAVSEIQERDTIIAEQHRQQSISRLIMNLAHQWRQPLNVIGLLVQEIDLERTEQGTSQKIHTNCEEIMEELLYLSRTIDHLTQLYKSSDDVCTISLQNVYQEAQELLQQHTAFSYVNFVNGLTPELSLQAYRSDWIEIFLSLLENALDAAERNFESNQSTTITIGGETLHNGVRLTITDNAGGIAPDLLHTIFDPYVTTSFQSRQKGLGLYTVRRILRNRYHGDITVENTRCGAKFTLEAYNIKQAS